The sequence below is a genomic window from Gossypium hirsutum isolate 1008001.06 chromosome A11, Gossypium_hirsutum_v2.1, whole genome shotgun sequence.
ACCAATCCTGTTGAGTTGATAGTagctcaattaaaaaaaataaaaacaatttgatTACAAGtattcaacatttaaaaaaaatacttatttattatcTCTTGTGAGGTGTTTTTTTACATTGactttgatattttaattttatttattttcatttgcaaagTGGATATAGAGTTGAgggaaaaaaaaacgaaaatctACTTGATGTTCGAAATGTTGGTTTATGAGATACAGGGaactgaatttttttatttttatttttatttaatttacagttttaatttttatcataaaaataaatattttatatttaaaataataaaattaactttaaaaatctatataaaaaatttatttatgaaaaataccataaaaaaattattgattgtttttttatttaattgaaaatgatttttaaaaaactttaaaattttttcaaacattattcaaaatgcataaaacaaaattcattttgtcaaaatcaatttaaaaaaaaattaatatgaaaaaacagAAAACAAACAGATATCACCCCAAACGGATGtatcatattaataaatttttaatttgattttacacttatatatgtgtatgtaaaagaaaatatttatattttatatatttttaataataaccACATTAGCTTCACAAATATATGGCATTACCTATATAATATCTGGGAAAGACTAGAACCAACCAAAGAGAGGATCAGAAACTAAAAAACACTACAGTCCTGTGTCCCAGGCCGAGTTTCAAGCCTTAAACCTGTGGATCTTGAACCCGAAATTGCACTCTTCCAAGGCCAGCCAGACTAAAAACAATCTAGTGTCCCAGGCCAAGACTTGAGCTCTATGCCTATGTGGATCTTGAACCCGAAAATGCACTCTTCCAAGTCCAGGCAGCCTAAAAACTACCTTGTCTCACCGGAGAAGACTAGACTTTAAGCCTGCGCGGATCTTGAGCTGGAAATGCACTCTTTCAAGTCCAACTAACCTAATATCACAGGTTGAGACTCGAGCTTTAGGGCTGTGCCGATCTTGAACCGGGAAATGCACTACATAATGTCAGGGACTGTGTGGATTATGAACCCAGAAATGCACTCTTCCAAGTCCGGCTGCTACAGTTACACCCTTCCTTTTCCCTGTTAGCATAGTCACAGACAATGATGCTACAACAGCAATATGGTTGAGTTGATTATTGAAATGAAGGTGGGGAAAATTGAATTCACAATTTACAGATTCTTTTCTTGCTCATTGAAAATTTCTATCCTAAAAACGGATTGGGGGTTGCAGTTACGAAGCCCCGTCAATCAAAACAACCAAGAGTCACAAATAAGATCATTCACCATGGGACGAGGGGTCGCGTGGAGGAGCTGATAGAAACAGGACTCGATGAAATTAATAGATCTTCCTCAATGCCGCCACATTAAAGTGCTCAAATGGAATTACTTAAGGCTCAACCTTTATGAGCTAAACACCAAGCAAGAACCTAAAGACATCACTTAATGAAATAATTCCTTCAACTCGCTTGCTGCCAGCCTCCACAATCACGAGTCTCCTAGTCCCTGAAGACATAGAAGCAACAAAACAGCAGGACTAAATCACGTTGAAGAGATTTGGAAACTTGAGATAATTATAAGAGAACAAGCTGCAGCATAAGTAAGGCTTAATTGAATGAATAGCCCTTAAACTATTCCTCTTTTTTGAGTTAGGTACCTGAGCTGTTTTTTGGGTCGAACCAGGTACCTAAACTATAATACCGTAACCATTATGGGCCCCAACCGTTATCTCCATTTAAAAAAAGCCACTTCAACCAATCAGGAGTTGTCACataattaaaatcttattttcccttaatttagttaaaaatttgaaagaaaaaaaaagagaaaataattaaatgaaaaattacaattaaaattaaaattaaaattaaaattaatattaaataaaaattaaattgaaaacaactCTCTTCATCTTCCTCATCCCAGAATTTACcattggaaataaaaaaaaaaagcttctcAAATGATTAGTAAcaccaacaacaacaaaaattccaaaaaaaaaaattaataaaaaagctAAAATATTTGAAAAGTTAAAGAGATGAACCTGGACATGGAGATATAGAGCGAGAAAAGGTTAAAAAAAGAAGCTTTGGAGAGGCTAATGAACGAAAACCATGAATAATAGAATAAGAAGAAGTTGTTGAATGCACTTTCTCAGGGATGTACGTATTCCTTCTAATTAACAGTCAAAAGAAAGACCCAAAAAACTTCATGCACTTGCTTTcaatttggtaaatttcaagccattAAAGAAATACTCAGATTCAAAAAATATGGTGAACTTTGAAATCCTACAGCTTTGAAATATCCAGTTTCCAAGAAATACCCAAATTTCTCTTAgtattttggttttgggtttagattttttttttaaaaaaattcggtatattttaagtttttttcctAAGATTTAAAGCAATTAGATGGTGATGGAGGTTTGATGGTAATGAGATTAGATGATAATAGTAGATGGTAGATCAAGATGATGGAGGTTTGCTGGTATAGTTTGCAAGTAATGGGGGGTGGATGAAGTCATGAAGATGGAGAAGATGGAGAGAGAGAGGgggatattttattttaatttttatttaacagtaatatttatttatttattttcttttttcaattttctagTTAAATAAAgagcaaataaaattttaattatatgtcAACTCCTAATTGGCTAAAGTGTTCTTCTTTCTAATGGAGATAATGGTAGGGCCGATAATGGTAGGGCCTCTAATGGTTACAGAATTATAGTTTAGGTACTCGGTTCAACCAAAAAATAGTTTAGGTACCTAACTCAAAAAAGCACTATAGTTTGAGGGCTGTTTATTCAATTATGCCCGTAtgtaaatataaacaaaagaGAACGTCTGGAAAAGGATACCTGGATTTGCCAACCGCTCCATCACTTTGTGCAAAGTATCTGATTGTAGACACATTTGACATCTTTGTCCATTGAAAGAGTTTGCATCTTGCTCCAACTGCAAGGCCTGCAAGAGTGAGTATCACAAAATTCTTAAGAGGTCTTCGACATTTCAGCCTGATAAGAAAAGCTCCATTTCCATCTTTGCATTCAACTTAATAGGCACTTACTGCACATACAATATTTCAGAATTACCTGATGAATACTCATGTCTTCGAGACGAACCTGTGCGTAAGCTTTATCCTTTGCCAAAGTGGTTATATCACTGTCAAGCACACATGCGGATAACTTTCGTTAAGGAACATAAATTAATCAGTTTTGCATCCAacattttattgttcttataattttCATTTCTGAACTAAACAAAAAATGCCATTACCTTCTTGAATATATATCAATCAACGCGTTATTCTCATCCACTATCGGTATCGAACTTACCTCGGCTGCAAAACAAGGAGTGATATTGTAAGATGAAAAAGAACAAATACCAACTATCACTTATAACTCTAATGGACATCCCTCCCAAAATAAAAGAATTAGTAATACAATAACACCTCTAAACAAGGTCCATCCGTATCTACAATATATGACTAGTTATTTGAACGTTCACCAAGACAACTAAGGTAAAAAGCTCAACACGCAATGAAAAGATGTAGACGAAAAAACATCCCGAATCCAACCTTACAAGAAATAATGCTTGAAACAGTCCATTCCTTTCTAAATTACTCACTAAGTCATCATTTCTATCTTATTGTACTACATGAAACATCAGCAGCCAACTTCTTATTTTTCTCAAAGTAACCATGTCCGACATGTGCCCATGCATATCTAGACACGGCCTCGGTTAAgggatttgaaaatttttcaggCCATAGGctggcccatgaacacctctacccATCTCTGGCATTGACACTCAAGCCAAGTAACATGGATCAACAGTGGAAAACCTTAAGCACAAAGGCTGGAGGTTACCTTGCACTAACAATGACAGAGCAGCACCAAGAGAGGCATTTGGTCGCAGCATTGCCAATGGCCGACGATTTGATTCCCCGATTTTTGGTACCTGAGTACCCAAGGGAATTGAACAAATTGGTTGTTGAAGAATGGGCAAGGAGCTagaagaatgtttaaaatgtctGCAAATACCTGCAAATTAGGTTCGGGTTAGAAAGAACTCATGCACCCTCAACAAACAAATATGAAGTCAAGTACCTTCAGCTAACAACAAAGTTAAAAGTTTACATTTTAGGATTTCAGACAAGGTGGCAAGGTGTAGCAGCTGCGGAAACAAACCATCTGGTGACGAAGAGTGAGTGATGGGAACCGTAGCTACATTACCGTTCAAAATCTTCAAAGCAACATCCTTCAAAGAATCATGCGGCCCAGCCTGCATACAGTGGTACTAAATGTTACCGTACAGATAAAAAAAACTAACCCAAAAATTTAGATTGACTTCAATAAAGTCCAAGGACTAACAAATATTAGCAAAAGAAGTCTGAGAAAATACAAGATAAATAGAATTACAACGGGATTCTTTATAAACATGGGATTGGGTAATTGTTCTAAATTTTGGGAGAAATATCAAAGATTGCATAACCTTAGTAACATGAGAACCTGAATAATCGTTCCTTCCAAAAGCTGGAACTGCTGGACTAAGACGTTACCATCTCTTTTTCATGAATATATCCCAAAAGGTCATCCAAAAGCAATAGGTCAAGAACTTAAGATCACATGGTAAAAAAACAGCTCATCCtaataatttaaacaattaaataacccatttttcaagccaaaagcagtagtttaacttttaaaattccatttagaaaaaaaaatgaagagctgaaaatcaagtagtattgaggtaagtttacCACCACCTTCATGAACAAtccaaaaaaaaatgtaaataatcaGAGGCAAACATGAATGGTGAACCAGATATATTAGATAACCAAGTAAATGAAAGCCCTTACACAAACAAGACGTCTAGGATATGATCTGGCATTGCCATCCATCTGTCTGCTAATATGCACCTTTCCCTCCTTCCAAGCTGATATCGTGTGCGTCTCCAATTCTTCTTCTGTCAAATCCGAACCAAGATTCCCCAACTGTCCTTCAAAATACATGTTAAACATACTCAAAGGTACACTGTTGCAAATAAGGGGAAATAACAGGTATTTCCACATTTCAACTTGCAGTATTTATGAGAAAGCTTAAAAACATCCCATTAGTACTCCTATAAAATTATGTTACTTTATCCACTGCTTTACAGtgatttaaaacatttgattagCTGTGGAGGACAACAGGTAATCTCTAGCCAATGAAACTTTCaccaaaatattttacataaagaACTACTTCAGTAGTTCATTGAACGATTCTCTCTCTATCAAAAATAGGTAATCTCTAAGCCATTGTTGTTATAAGGTGTCTTGATGTCATATGATGACTTGTATGCTCAACCACTTACTATAAAATACAAGAGGCTACCCCACTGTCAGGTGGCTCTCTGGTTTTTCCTTCCTATATTCCTCTTATTCTTTCTCTCTCCCCCAATAATGGAGATCTCTAAGTTCAGCATAATAAGAAAGAAGCATGGTTAGTTTCATGCCAGAATTCCATTGAAAGTAACAGCCACCCATCTATTTCATCAAAGTTCATATCTGTAATCCATACAACGATGGGTCTCTAAACAGAATTTGCCCTTAATAAAATTGCTTTTTTTCCAATTACAAATAAAGTTTTCCTTAAGCTTCTTACAGCTTAGATTAACATgtgaaaggaaaaatgaaaatctTTTTCTTTCAAACTTACCTCTCTTAAGATAAGAATAAAGTCCAGAGCACTAAGGACTCCAACAAACTGGGCCTTGCAAGAATCCCAGAGAGGAGCCACGGGAATTCCCTGAAAGTAGCATAAATCAACAAAGTTTATATCTTTGCTGATAATCGTAGGTGAAATGTAAAGACTATACAAGTTGCACACCGATGTAATCATTAAAAACTCTAATAAAATGTAAATGACTTATTCCAAAGGAACTAGAGAAAGGAGAATTACTTTACTTCAGATAAGATGCATACAAAACATAAaagggagagaaaaaaaaaaggaagcagTAAAAGGGAAAAAATTGCATGCACTACAAAGTTATCTTCTCTCTCGATGACAGACTTAAGAAAGAGGGAAACATTTGAAGTAGAACCTTCATTTGGAATGACTGTGCATATCTTTCCTATCCGCATGTTTTTAAGTCTTTAATGAGATTCACCTGTTCATGCAGAATATGGAATGCTTGCTTCACAGCTATATCAACATCCAAGGCAACGACCTGCGACAATGGACACATTCAGATAGAATTAGCCTCAAGCAACCCTAATAAATTACCACATAAACAGCTCCTAGAGAAAGGTAATGCATTCAAACCTTGCCTGACTCAGGAAGCAACTCATATGCCGTGTGTCTTGACAAGAAAGCAGCTATACGATGACGAGAGACCTCCAAATCTGCATTGGATATTGTTGGAGCCGCTTCCTACAAGTCACCCATAAATGAACTTAAGTCTTATCCATCTAAACTCTTAACATATTACAATAACTTTTGGCTTGATTCCTTTACAAAAAGCACCTCAACACTTGATAAAGGACTGACAAAAAGTGACAACTTAAAAGAGACTAACGTGAAcaccaaaaatactaaaaaaagaagtatttaaaTTGTTTAAGAAAGAAGTATACCATTTGACTAGAAACATCATCCAGGTCCATATTGGACCTACCTGGCGTCTCAGGACTAAAACTTGGAGAAAGCATATCTGGTTCCCTAGCTATAAAGATAGTGTTAACCACACCATAATCACCAATTACAAAAGGCTGGTGCTCATCATGCCGCCATTCTTTATCAACAAAAAACTTAAACTGCCAAGAAAAAAACACGAATATTTTTCAGATAGGAATAAACATGCACTCTGCAGGAAGACTACATATGCATCCATATGATGCAGCATAGAGATGAGCAAAGATATACAGAGCTTTCCTTCATGCATTCTCCTACTCTTCAATTAGTACACAACACGCTTCAAATAGAAAACAATCATAAAACTTGTCATATTTGTTAGATAACAAAACGTCAACACATATGGTAAAGCAGCTCATGATCTATTTGAAGCTACAGCTTATAGAGCTTAATTTACCATCACTAGGGATCGAGGATAATCTCTGCGATGTACTTAATAACTCAACTGGGATCTCATCAAAATAGTGTAAAGGTACTTGCAGCATTTACATCCAATGAATTATCAGTACCATTTCGATGATTGCTCAAATTGGAGAGGAGAGATTTAAAATCAAGTCTCAACATTCAAGTGCTCTGAACAGGAGAAAAGAGTTAACTATGTTCTTTAAACAGGTTAAATTCTTCTACAAGGAACAGGCTGGACCAAAGATTTTATCTGAAAATATACACAACCATTTAAAAAACCAAGAACATTGTACCATATTATCACTTAGAATCCAGTTCCAAATATGACTTTTCCAGTCTAAAGTTTGGGACTTCGCAGCTAATatctctctctcacacacacacataaataaagaagaagaaactgATTAACCTGATGGTATCCAGGGCTCAAGCTACAAATAACTTGAAATACAGTGGGACAACCCTCCATTGGAGACATAGGAATATGCTCTGACCATCTGCGCACAAAATGATACAATCAATAGCCAATGTCCAacttatattagttttttttttttttttggggggggttgTGAGcttcaaatataataaatttaaatcacAGGTTTAAGAGgccaaataaaaaaccaaaattgtGATATTTGTCAGCTCACCTCGTAAAGGAGCCACAGAGAAACACTCTACTTCCCCCATAAGGCCAAACGAAGCGCATTGGAATCAAAAGTGACCTTGAAACTCCACTGTTTCCATTGCCACTATCTGGAGCAGAAGCAAACATTTCCTCCCCAATTTACACAAATACCAAATTATGTGTCCACCAGAAACTCAAATGCAACCAATTCCCCACTTGgtttttttctcctcttttctCACCAGGAAATCACTAAAACTCAAGCAATTTAAagcatttaacaaattttacctCAACTGATCAAGATTAGTAACTTAAAatcatttaacttttttttcaataGGGATCCTTTACAACCAAGAGCAGAGGACCCCTTAATGCATACTAATTAGAAGCCACCAAATCAAAACCAACCCAATAAAAATATCTTCTTTTTTCTAACTATTACCACACAAAAACCCCTAAAATCTCCAAATGAGAAGCTCTTACAAATCCATTACAAGTTTCAATAATCCTCCACATGTGACACCCACAAAACCCAATCGAAACCTTCagaaatcaacaaattcaattcCCAAAAGTCAACAACTCAAATGGCTATTACAAGTCCAACCTAAAATCCCACCCCCGGAAATGACGACCATAAAAAAACCCAATTGGAGCTTGATCcgggaccaaaataaaaaatttaacaatgaaTTCACCCAAAACCCTAAAAGAATGACAGTTTGTGTGGGTTTTTTGAGTGGACGATTTTGGAAAATGTAAAACGTAGGGAAAAAAGTGAAGAAAAAAACCCCTAACTTGGATAGAGAAAGATTAGAGGGAAGTTGACACTGGTTGGATCTTCGAAAGATTTTGTAGCCTCTCAGTGAAGAATCTGATTAtgaataaagattttttttttacagtttaaaatatattaatgtaaatataaaaataaataataagtttaaaacaataagaaaatgtGAATAATAATAAACTACACTCTGTTTACtactttttttctttaaaaaaaaacacttaactaaaaaaaaatgcaaaattatcACTCAAGCTCTATTTTTTGTCGCCAGCCATTAACAGGTTAACCAAAAGATAACATGACAGTTATAAATATTTGCATatgttaatttgattttaatttaaaaaaacaattcaaaataattacgtataaaaaattatacaaaatttaacaattaattttaaataataggaTTCCAGTTTcagaactaaaaaaattatttcttttcttctccccCTCCGTCTTCCTCTTCCACATCatttcttcttctcctcctcctttttttttaattattaaaataatcacttttgttttaTCTTATGTCACATTTTAATCATTTAGTTTATTAGTTGTAATATTTTAATCACTGAGCTGTTAATTAATGTTAACTGTGTAACAGTAAATtgacgtggcatgttaaatcatttcaaacaaaaaattttggttaaattatacaatagGTGTtcatagtttttttcttttatgtctttttaactttcttttttattttctttatttttcattctcttctcttctctccctatttttctcccttctctatttcttttaacatagttttttttatattttctatttgttaaaattaatccctatacttttatttttttaacaaattttttttgagtGAGGCAAGTTTTTGAACTagtagaaaacatagaaaaactatgttaaaagaaacgaagaagggaggaaaacagaaagagaagtagaagataatggaaaataaaggaaaaaaagttaaaagaacataaaataaaaaaattaaattgcacaaattgaaaaaatataggggctaattgtaaaatttatgctaaaattttcatttgaaatgatgatttaatgtacCATGTCAACTTACCATTACACCGTTAATGGCAATTAAcgacttagtgactaaaatattacaatacGATAttataaatgaccaaaataaaacccaaaataaataaaagtgactattttaatagtttaacctctctttttctatttctttcttccaAATGTGTTTTATGTTCTTCGTGAAAAACTAGAACCCAAAATCCGATAGCCAACATCTGTGTCACCTATCATTCACAGGCCATCGATTACCAAAGCTAGTTAGTAAAGTCATTGTTCAATCAAAAAATCTATTCTCAGGTCGCTTGGAAGGAGTGACCTAAGGCGATATTGATGAATAAAGCATATTTAGATATAGAGATAAAGGGGGAGTTCGGGTCAATGATGTTAGCTGGGTTCAACTTAATGTTAAAGAGTTTGTCTCTATTGGATTAGGTCAGGTcaggattatttttttaataaaaattttaaattaataaatataatattgcaCCTTAaccttttgaaaattataaaaatataaattattaaaattacaaaattacattttactatcataaaaatatataatttaatttttaccttaaaaattaaaattaaaagaaagagaagaaaggtGAAGGGTGAAGGGTGCTTCCGTGCTGAAACCCATATTTTGTTGATTGAAAAAGCTAGAAACAAGGTTTCTATTGTAACTtttcaacatacaaaacgatgtAATATTTTAAGAGTTACTAGTTTTAAAAAGGCAAAAATAGTTTCATAACAAATGTGcattacattataaataaaataaattgttggTACATTCATAACTAAGTTAGTATCCGATTAATGGATGAAACTAATTAAATCAcctctttaatatataattagaaattttatcacacgcatacatgtatttaaaatgaaattctaacgaaaaaatgaaattaagaatattaaataaatacaattatttattattgttttgttattaattttaagttgGTGTCAAATTAATTTGTAATGCTAACTCAATTAACAACTTTATTAGTAtacacaaatatatttattaaagtttcatataaaaacttaaaattcttTTAGTTTAAATGGTAAATGAAAAGATTTTATATATAGAGTGTTTTTGATTTGTTAAGTCTCAttataaacaaatttttattgatttataaaaattaaaaaaacccaaataatcataaaatttattttgcaaagtaacttttttttatttataattttctaattgaATTGATTACCAAAAggcttaataaataatatagatatatattctatagacaaaaattataattttctatGTTGATTTGCAATTACTAAAATGGAGTTTTATTTTAgagtttggaaaatttttaatattttttgtaatgataattagacctgatcatgggtagagctgatcatgggccgggcggcccggcccggcccgaaggccggttcgaaaaatgggagggtttgggtaaaaatataggcccgaaaaataggcttgggcaaaaaaacgaggcccgtttagaatacgggccgggcctcgggtaagagttttgtggcccgggctcggcccggcccgacccgaattatatattaatatatatattttttatttcttaaaattattttaaatttttaatataactattttttattatattgttaatttgtgtattgttttagtattatttttatttgttttaatatttgtttttatgtttttaaatatatttgatttattatatttttaaatttttttatttaataaaataagaaaaaaaattaatatgggccgggccgggccgggctcgggcttagtaattttatttcgggccaggcttggacaaaattttaggcccatatttcgggccggatCGGGCCCGAGCCTAGTagatgggcctaaaattttatcttggCCCgtcccggcccatgatcacctctaatcaTGGGTCAATTCATCTATCTAGGCCTGAATGTTCATCTGAAAAGTGGGAagattttggtaaaaatatatgcTCGAAAAAtagatttggaaaaaaataaggtATGTTATTGGATCCGACTAGAATTTGACTATTTTTTTTCCTGCTACTGTTGTTTTGTTGTtttactaccatttcactattatattgttaatattttattgttattgtttggatattgtataactcttgttttattgttaattttgtgaaTATTTTTGAAGAACTATTTTTGTGTTATTtaggtataaatttttttaatgtattttcaatttgttgagaaacatttattttaatgattttagtgtatttgaaagattatattttttaaatttatttttatataaaaaatttaaaaaattaatacggacgGGCCAAACCAAGCTCGAATTTAACATTTATTTGGGTGAgacttgagtaaaattttagcctTTACATTAACAATATTGAAATCCTCGTTTTGTACTCCTTCAATACAACTTGGTAAATGAGTATatttagtataaataaataaaattacattaattttaacttatattttccttgaaaagcaaaaaaaaaagtatttttttttaattttatcaaatataaaaatacataaatatccTTTAAACGATATTTGTTACACGTTATAgcaaatgaaattttgttaatttcctaACTGAATTGGAAGCGGGTTGAATAATGATACCAATTCAATTCCCTCCtgaaatatacggtgatatagatgtatttcaattaatttta
It includes:
- the LOC121209459 gene encoding sucrose nonfermenting 4-like protein, whose amino-acid sequence is MFASAPDSGNGNSGVSRSLLIPMRFVWPYGGSRVFLCGSFTRWSEHIPMSPMEGCPTVFQVICSLSPGYHQFKFFVDKEWRHDEHQPFVIGDYGVVNTIFIAREPDMLSPSFSPETPGRSNMDLDDVSSQMEAAPTISNADLEVSRHRIAAFLSRHTAYELLPESGKVVALDVDIAVKQAFHILHEQGIPVAPLWDSCKAQFVGVLSALDFILILRELGNLGSDLTEEELETHTISAWKEGKVHISRQMDGNARSYPRRLVCAGPHDSLKDVALKILNGNVATVPITHSSSPDGLFPQLLHLATLSEILKCICRHFKHSSSSLPILQQPICSIPLGTQVPKIGESNRRPLAMLRPNASLGAALSLLVQAEVSSIPIVDENNALIDIYSRSDITTLAKDKAYAQVRLEDMSIHQALQLEQDANSFNGQRCQMCLQSDTLHKVMERLANPGTRRLVIVEAGSKRVEGIISLSDVFRFLLGV